From the genome of Mesorhizobium japonicum MAFF 303099, one region includes:
- a CDS encoding haloacid dehalogenase type II, with amino-acid sequence MASFRPKYITFDCYGTLTHFQMAEAARDLYGSRLDEPRMQEFIKNFAAYRLDEIMGDWKPYADVVHNALERSCKRNGVAFSADDARMVYERVPTWGPHADVPAGLAKVAKEIPLVILSNAMNAQIMSNVEKLGAPFHAVYTAEQAQAYKPRFQAFEYMFDRLGCGPEDILHCSSSFRYDLMSAHDLGIKNKVWVNRGHEPANPYYGYVEIADISGLAGVVGL; translated from the coding sequence ATGGCTTCCTTCAGGCCCAAATACATCACCTTCGACTGCTACGGCACGTTGACCCATTTCCAGATGGCGGAAGCGGCGCGCGACCTCTACGGCAGCCGGCTCGACGAACCGCGCATGCAGGAGTTCATCAAGAACTTCGCGGCCTATCGGCTTGACGAGATCATGGGCGACTGGAAGCCCTATGCCGACGTCGTCCACAACGCACTCGAGCGCTCCTGCAAGCGCAACGGCGTCGCCTTCAGCGCCGACGACGCCAGGATGGTCTATGAGCGCGTCCCGACCTGGGGGCCTCACGCGGACGTTCCGGCCGGCCTGGCGAAGGTGGCCAAGGAGATTCCGCTGGTCATCCTGTCCAACGCCATGAACGCGCAGATCATGTCCAATGTCGAGAAACTCGGCGCGCCGTTCCATGCCGTCTACACGGCCGAGCAGGCGCAGGCCTACAAGCCCCGCTTCCAGGCTTTCGAATACATGTTCGATAGGCTGGGCTGCGGTCCCGAAGATATTCTTCACTGCTCGTCTTCGTTCCGCTACGACCTGATGTCGGCGCACGATCTCGGCATCAAGAACAAGGTCTGGGTCAATCGCGGGCACGAACCGGCCAATCCGTATTACGGCTATGTCGAGATCGCTGATATTTCCGGTCTCGCGGGCGTGGTTGGACTCTGA
- a CDS encoding ABC transporter substrate-binding protein → MTDKITNWTSADDAMVENAIRRGASRRELLKMLLAGGAAVAAGSIVLGRATNAVAATPVSGGTFKAAGWSSSTADTLDPAKASLSTDYVRCCSLYNRLTFLDKDGVTQMELAESFDSKDAKTWTVKLRKGVTFHDGKDLTADDVVYSLKRHLDKSVGSKVAKIAAQMTGFKAVDKSTVEITLADPNADLPTILALHHFMIVQDGTTDFSKGNGTGAFVLQTFEPGVRSVVTKNKNYWKSGKPYLDSFEFIAISDDSARVNALLSGDINFAASINPRAMKLIGGQQGFELSKTTSGNYTDLNIRLDMDPGNKADFVAGMKYLVNREQIVKSALRGLGEIGNDQPVSPANIFHNPDIKPKAFDPDKAKFHFQKSGLLGQSIPVIASDAATSSIDMAVIIQAAGADIGMKLDVQRVPSDGYWDNYWLKAPIHFGNINPRPTPDILFSLLYASNAPWNESQYKSEKFDKLLIEARGSLDQAKRKEIYNQMQVMVSEEAGTIIPAYISNVDALSSKVKGLEANPLGGMMGYAMAEYLWLEA, encoded by the coding sequence ATGACCGACAAGATCACGAACTGGACCAGCGCAGACGATGCCATGGTCGAAAATGCCATCCGGCGGGGCGCGAGCCGCCGCGAACTCCTCAAGATGCTGCTGGCGGGCGGCGCTGCGGTTGCGGCGGGCAGCATAGTGCTTGGCCGTGCCACCAATGCCGTCGCCGCCACGCCGGTTTCCGGCGGAACGTTCAAGGCCGCCGGCTGGTCGTCCTCGACCGCCGACACGCTCGATCCGGCAAAGGCGTCGCTGTCGACCGACTATGTCCGCTGCTGCTCGCTCTACAACCGCCTGACTTTCCTAGACAAGGATGGCGTCACGCAGATGGAACTGGCTGAAAGCTTCGACAGCAAGGACGCCAAGACCTGGACCGTGAAGCTACGCAAGGGCGTCACCTTCCACGACGGCAAGGACCTCACCGCCGACGACGTCGTCTACTCGCTGAAGCGCCATCTCGACAAATCGGTTGGTTCCAAGGTCGCCAAGATCGCTGCGCAGATGACCGGCTTCAAGGCGGTCGACAAGTCGACCGTGGAGATTACGCTCGCCGACCCTAATGCCGACCTTCCGACCATCCTGGCGCTGCACCATTTCATGATCGTCCAGGACGGCACCACGGACTTCTCCAAGGGCAACGGCACCGGCGCCTTCGTGCTGCAAACGTTCGAGCCGGGCGTGCGGTCAGTCGTCACCAAGAACAAGAACTACTGGAAATCGGGCAAGCCCTATCTCGACTCCTTCGAGTTCATCGCCATCAGCGACGACAGCGCCCGCGTCAACGCCCTGCTTTCCGGCGACATCAATTTTGCGGCTTCGATCAATCCGCGCGCCATGAAGCTCATCGGCGGGCAGCAGGGCTTCGAGTTGTCAAAGACGACCTCGGGCAACTACACCGACCTCAACATCCGGCTCGACATGGATCCGGGCAACAAGGCCGACTTCGTGGCTGGCATGAAATATCTCGTCAACCGCGAGCAGATCGTCAAATCGGCGTTGCGCGGACTTGGCGAGATTGGCAACGACCAGCCTGTCTCCCCGGCAAACATCTTCCACAATCCCGACATCAAGCCGAAGGCTTTCGACCCGGACAAGGCGAAGTTCCACTTCCAGAAGTCAGGCTTGCTCGGCCAGTCCATTCCGGTGATCGCATCCGATGCCGCGACCTCCTCGATCGACATGGCGGTGATCATCCAGGCCGCGGGCGCCGATATCGGCATGAAGCTGGACGTCCAGCGTGTCCCGTCCGACGGCTATTGGGACAATTACTGGCTCAAGGCGCCAATCCATTTCGGCAACATCAATCCACGCCCGACGCCGGATATCCTGTTCTCGCTCCTCTACGCTTCCAACGCGCCGTGGAACGAAAGCCAGTACAAGTCCGAGAAGTTCGACAAGCTGCTTATCGAGGCGCGCGGCTCGCTCGATCAGGCCAAGCGCAAGGAAATCTACAACCAGATGCAGGTCATGGTCTCCGAGGAGGCCGGAACCATCATCCCGGCCTACATTTCCAACGTGGATGCCCTCTCCAGCAAGGTGAAGGGTTTGGAGGCGAACCCGCTCGGTGGCATGATGGGCTACGCAATGGCGGAATATCTCTGGCTCGAAGCCTGA
- a CDS encoding ABC transporter permease produces MTSGVLNLVLKRLAIAVVTLMIVLFAVFFATSMLPGDTASILLGQAATPEAVAGLREAMHLNDPAILRFLRWLFGLLHGDLGTSYANEMPVAALIGGRFVNTMELAGITTLLSVPLALTLGITAAMLRGSLYDRTVTILSIGVISVPEFMVATLAVLLFAVYLKWLPALSSVNEAHTLTDLARIYAMPVITLTFVISAQMIRMTRAAVIETLSTPYVEMALLKGASRSRMVLKHALPNALGPIVNAVALSLSYLVGGVIIVETIFNYPGIAKLMVDAVATRDLPLIQSCAMIFCLGYLLLITVADIIAIMSNPRIR; encoded by the coding sequence ATGACGTCTGGGGTTCTAAACCTCGTGCTGAAGCGACTCGCGATCGCGGTCGTCACGCTTATGATCGTTCTATTCGCGGTGTTTTTCGCCACCAGCATGCTGCCTGGCGATACCGCGTCGATTCTGCTCGGCCAGGCGGCGACTCCGGAAGCCGTCGCGGGCCTGCGCGAAGCCATGCATCTCAACGATCCGGCAATCCTTCGCTTCCTGCGCTGGCTTTTCGGCCTTCTCCACGGCGATCTCGGCACCTCCTATGCCAATGAGATGCCGGTCGCGGCGCTGATCGGCGGACGCTTCGTGAACACCATGGAACTCGCCGGCATCACCACGCTGCTCTCGGTGCCCCTCGCGCTGACGCTGGGCATCACCGCCGCCATGCTGCGCGGCTCCCTCTACGACCGAACCGTCACCATCCTTTCGATCGGCGTGATCTCGGTGCCGGAATTCATGGTCGCGACCCTCGCGGTGCTGCTTTTCGCCGTTTACCTCAAATGGTTGCCGGCACTATCCTCGGTCAATGAAGCGCACACGCTGACCGATCTCGCGCGCATCTATGCAATGCCCGTGATCACGCTCACCTTCGTCATCTCCGCACAGATGATCCGCATGACCCGTGCCGCGGTGATCGAAACGCTCTCCACGCCTTATGTCGAGATGGCGCTTCTCAAAGGCGCCTCACGCAGCCGCATGGTGCTCAAGCACGCGCTTCCCAATGCGCTCGGGCCGATTGTCAACGCGGTCGCCCTATCTTTGTCCTATCTGGTCGGCGGCGTTATCATCGTGGAGACGATCTTCAACTATCCCGGCATCGCCAAGCTGATGGTCGATGCGGTAGCGACCCGCGACCTGCCGCTGATCCAGAGTTGCGCGATGATCTTCTGCCTCGGCTACCTCTTGCTCATCACGGTCGCCGACATCATCGCCATCATGTCCAACCCGAGGATCAGATGA
- a CDS encoding GNAT family N-acetyltransferase, which produces MQQDEIELRAFEPDHIEGAVVLSRQENWPHRPQDWQMALQLSSGSVALDDQGRVAGTILVTPYGMDCAMINMVIVDRNARGKGLGRRLMDRAFALAGNRPLRLVATLDGMPLYEKLGFVPSGTILQHQGQVAALDAPGGVEAADTRNLPEIKALDRDAYGADREALIDALAERGQFAVIRRNGALQAYAAIRPFGRGEVIGPVIAGNAEDARTLIRFFAGSRPGAFLRVDTDSRTGIAGWLEEIGLVHVGGGVTMDRPPGKSAEQARPKVYALANQALG; this is translated from the coding sequence ATGCAGCAGGACGAGATAGAACTTCGGGCCTTCGAACCTGACCATATCGAGGGAGCGGTTGTGCTTTCCCGCCAGGAGAACTGGCCGCATCGCCCACAGGACTGGCAGATGGCGCTGCAGCTTTCGAGCGGCTCGGTCGCGCTCGACGACCAGGGGCGCGTCGCCGGAACCATCCTGGTCACGCCCTACGGCATGGATTGCGCAATGATCAACATGGTGATCGTCGACAGGAACGCGCGCGGCAAGGGGCTTGGGCGCCGGCTTATGGATCGGGCCTTCGCCTTGGCTGGAAACCGTCCGTTGCGGCTTGTCGCGACGCTGGACGGGATGCCTCTCTATGAGAAACTTGGCTTTGTCCCCTCCGGTACGATCCTGCAGCATCAAGGCCAGGTTGCGGCGCTTGACGCACCCGGCGGCGTGGAAGCCGCAGACACCCGCAATCTGCCCGAAATCAAGGCGCTGGACCGCGATGCCTATGGCGCCGACCGGGAGGCCCTGATCGATGCGCTGGCGGAGCGGGGCCAGTTCGCCGTCATCCGCCGCAACGGTGCCCTCCAGGCCTATGCCGCGATCCGTCCGTTCGGACGCGGCGAGGTGATCGGCCCCGTCATCGCCGGAAATGCCGAGGATGCCAGGACCCTGATCCGTTTCTTCGCCGGTTCGCGCCCCGGCGCTTTCCTGCGGGTGGATACCGACAGCAGAACGGGTATCGCCGGCTGGCTCGAGGAAATCGGCCTCGTCCATGTCGGCGGCGGCGTGACCATGGACCGTCCGCCCGGGAAGAGCGCGGAACAGGCCAGGCCGAAAGTTTACGCACTCGCCAACCAGGCGCTCGGCTAG
- a CDS encoding ABC transporter permease, whose amino-acid sequence MTMARVAASGRSFLGHSYNLVGIVASLVILAWTLIAIFAPTIIPHSIGDIVDDDYFGPMRQGLWLGSDYLGRDMLSRVLMGARYTVGISLAAVAIACFSGVVLGMTAAVIGGWVDTCLSRFLDAMNSIPSKLFGLVVVAAVGSSIPALILTLAVIYIPGAYRFARALAVNINSMDFMTVARVRGESTAYLIGSEILPNIIRPVLADFGLRFVFIVLLLSGLSFLGLGLQPPLADWGALVRENIGGLPFAAPAVIIPSLAIASLTISVNLLIDNLPQKIRDRDA is encoded by the coding sequence ATGACGATGGCGCGCGTGGCAGCTTCCGGACGGTCCTTCCTTGGCCATAGCTACAATCTCGTGGGCATCGTGGCCTCGCTGGTCATCCTGGCGTGGACGCTGATCGCCATCTTCGCGCCCACCATCATTCCCCATTCCATCGGCGACATCGTCGACGACGATTATTTCGGCCCGATGCGTCAGGGACTATGGCTCGGCTCGGATTATCTGGGGCGCGACATGCTCTCGCGGGTGCTGATGGGCGCGCGCTACACGGTCGGCATATCGCTCGCCGCCGTCGCCATCGCCTGCTTCTCGGGCGTGGTGCTGGGGATGACCGCGGCCGTCATCGGCGGCTGGGTAGACACCTGCCTCAGCCGCTTCCTGGATGCCATGAATTCCATCCCCAGCAAGCTGTTCGGCCTTGTGGTCGTCGCCGCGGTCGGCTCGTCGATACCAGCGCTGATCCTGACGCTTGCCGTCATCTATATACCGGGCGCCTACCGCTTCGCGCGGGCGCTCGCCGTCAACATCAACAGCATGGACTTCATGACCGTCGCTCGGGTCCGCGGCGAAAGCACCGCCTATCTCATCGGATCCGAAATCCTGCCCAACATCATCCGCCCGGTGCTGGCCGATTTCGGTCTGCGCTTCGTCTTCATCGTGCTCTTGCTCTCCGGCCTGTCCTTCCTCGGGCTCGGCCTGCAGCCGCCGCTCGCCGACTGGGGCGCGCTGGTGCGCGAGAACATAGGGGGCCTGCCCTTTGCGGCGCCCGCCGTCATCATTCCCTCGCTGGCGATCGCCAGCCTCACCATCAGCGTCAACCTGCTGATCGACAATTTGCCGCAGAAGATCAGGGACCGCGACGCATGA
- a CDS encoding aspartate aminotransferase family protein — translation MLANSLIELDRAHLIHPVSSYRGHEALGVRVLKSAKGATVTEASGRQLVDGFAGLWCVNAGYGHDSIVEAAARQMRELPYATAYFDLGAEPAIRLASELAERAPGDLNHVFFTLGGSDAVDSTVRFVRYYWNARGAPKRDQFISIEQGYHGSSVVGAGLTALPAFHAGFGIPFEWQHKIPSPYPYRNPVGEDANAIIAASLAALKAKIEELGPERVAAFYAEPIQGSGGVIVPPKGWIKAMRELCREYGILFIADEVITGFGRTGPLFACTDEEIVPDFMTTAKGLTSGYVPMGAVFMADHVYDVIADGAGASSVGHGYTYSAHPVSAAVALEVLKLYEDGLLENGIKAGARLMAGLSGLSDHPLVGDVRGRGMLAAIELVVDKEKKTPLPASAMPARRIFDRAWDNGLIIRAFANGVLGYAPPLCCTDADIDAIIERTRRTLDQTLADPDVRQALA, via the coding sequence ATGCTCGCCAATTCCCTGATCGAACTCGACCGCGCCCATCTCATTCATCCGGTCTCCTCATATCGCGGCCATGAGGCGCTCGGCGTGCGTGTGCTGAAATCGGCCAAGGGCGCGACCGTGACCGAAGCGTCCGGCCGGCAACTCGTCGACGGCTTCGCGGGACTGTGGTGCGTCAACGCCGGTTACGGCCACGACAGCATCGTCGAGGCGGCCGCCCGGCAGATGCGCGAGCTTCCCTACGCCACCGCCTATTTCGACCTCGGCGCGGAGCCGGCCATCCGGCTCGCTTCGGAGCTGGCCGAGCGCGCGCCCGGGGATCTCAATCATGTCTTTTTCACGCTTGGCGGATCCGACGCGGTCGACAGCACGGTCCGTTTCGTTCGCTACTACTGGAATGCCAGGGGCGCGCCGAAACGCGACCAGTTCATTTCCATCGAACAGGGCTATCATGGGTCGTCGGTGGTCGGCGCGGGCCTGACTGCCCTGCCCGCCTTTCACGCCGGTTTCGGCATTCCTTTCGAATGGCAGCACAAGATCCCGTCCCCCTACCCCTATCGCAACCCGGTCGGCGAGGACGCCAACGCGATCATTGCCGCATCGCTCGCCGCGCTGAAGGCCAAGATCGAAGAGCTCGGACCGGAGCGGGTCGCCGCCTTCTATGCCGAGCCGATCCAGGGCTCGGGCGGCGTCATCGTCCCGCCGAAAGGCTGGATCAAGGCCATGCGCGAACTCTGCCGGGAGTACGGCATCCTGTTCATCGCCGACGAGGTGATCACTGGCTTCGGTCGCACGGGGCCGCTGTTCGCCTGCACGGACGAGGAGATCGTTCCCGATTTCATGACGACCGCGAAAGGGCTGACCTCGGGCTATGTTCCCATGGGCGCCGTGTTCATGGCCGATCATGTCTACGACGTCATTGCCGATGGCGCGGGCGCTTCGTCCGTCGGCCACGGCTACACCTATTCCGCGCACCCCGTCAGCGCTGCCGTCGCGCTCGAGGTGTTGAAGCTCTACGAAGACGGCCTGTTGGAGAATGGCATCAAGGCCGGCGCCCGCCTGATGGCAGGGTTGTCCGGCCTGAGCGATCATCCGCTGGTCGGGGACGTGCGCGGCCGCGGCATGCTAGCCGCCATCGAGCTCGTGGTCGACAAGGAGAAGAAGACGCCGCTTCCGGCGTCGGCGATGCCGGCACGGCGCATCTTCGACCGGGCGTGGGACAACGGCCTGATCATCCGCGCTTTTGCCAATGGGGTTCTTGGTTATGCTCCCCCGCTCTGCTGCACCGACGCCGACATCGATGCGATCATCGAGCGCACACGCCGGACGCTCGACCAGACGCTGGCGGATCCCGATGTCCGCCAGGCTCTGGCATGA
- a CDS encoding ABC transporter ATP-binding protein yields the protein MTNLVEVRNLRIEATTDAGRVVEIIKGVSLDIADGEIVALIGESGSGKTTVALSLMGYARPGCRIIGGEINVNGKNMAALSEKQRAKLRGTDIAYVPQSAAASFNPSSTIMEQVIEVTRIHGLMPPEQARKRAVELFRALSLPDPEGIGARYPHQVSGGQLQRLSAAMALIGDPKLMIFDEPTTALDVTTQIDVLKAFKSVMRAGGIAGVYVSHDLAVVAQIADCIVVLKGGEVQETGTTAEILSAARHPYTRELLAAFEPKPRQAHADADAGAKPLLRIDNVTAGYGAVRDNGLPLIRAVDSVSLVVEKGRNLGIIGESGCGKSTLARVIAGIHPAAAGDIIFDGKELQRAAGRRSQDQLREMQIVFQYADTALNPAKPVEDIISRPLAFYHGLDRQARSKRVDELLDMVRLPRTLRYRRPSELSGGQKQRVNFARALAAGPKLIICDEITSALDTVVAAAVIELLKELQRELGLSYIFISHDLSVVEAICDEIMVMYNGERVEQITPDKLKAPTHPYSKLLFSSVPKLDPTWLDGLVRDPELVSQYGHR from the coding sequence ATGACCAATCTCGTCGAGGTCAGGAATCTGAGGATCGAGGCGACGACCGACGCCGGACGTGTCGTTGAAATCATCAAGGGCGTCAGCCTCGACATCGCCGACGGCGAGATCGTCGCCCTGATCGGCGAGAGCGGCTCCGGCAAGACGACGGTGGCGCTCTCGCTCATGGGCTATGCGCGGCCCGGCTGCCGGATCATCGGCGGCGAGATCAATGTAAACGGCAAGAACATGGCCGCACTGTCCGAAAAGCAGCGCGCCAAATTGCGCGGCACCGACATTGCCTATGTTCCGCAAAGTGCCGCCGCCTCGTTCAACCCCTCGTCCACCATCATGGAGCAGGTGATCGAGGTTACGCGAATCCACGGGCTGATGCCGCCCGAGCAGGCGCGAAAGCGCGCGGTCGAGCTGTTCAGGGCCTTGTCGCTGCCGGACCCGGAAGGAATTGGCGCGCGTTATCCGCACCAGGTTTCGGGCGGGCAATTGCAGCGGCTGTCGGCGGCCATGGCGCTGATCGGCGATCCCAAGCTGATGATCTTCGACGAGCCGACCACGGCACTCGACGTAACGACACAGATCGACGTGCTGAAGGCATTCAAGTCGGTCATGCGGGCTGGCGGGATAGCGGGGGTCTATGTTTCGCACGACCTCGCCGTCGTCGCCCAGATCGCCGACTGCATCGTGGTGCTGAAAGGCGGCGAAGTGCAGGAGACCGGCACCACGGCTGAGATTCTTTCGGCCGCCCGGCACCCCTATACGCGCGAACTGCTTGCTGCCTTCGAGCCGAAGCCGCGGCAGGCGCATGCCGACGCGGATGCCGGCGCGAAGCCGTTGCTGCGTATCGACAATGTGACCGCCGGCTATGGCGCGGTGCGAGATAACGGGCTGCCACTCATCCGGGCCGTCGATTCCGTCAGCCTGGTCGTCGAGAAGGGACGAAATCTCGGCATTATCGGCGAATCCGGCTGCGGAAAATCGACACTGGCGCGCGTCATCGCCGGCATCCATCCGGCGGCGGCCGGCGACATCATATTCGATGGCAAAGAACTGCAGCGAGCCGCAGGGAGGCGCAGCCAGGACCAGCTGCGCGAGATGCAGATCGTGTTCCAGTATGCCGATACCGCGCTCAATCCGGCCAAGCCGGTGGAGGATATCATCTCCCGGCCACTGGCCTTCTATCACGGGCTCGACAGGCAGGCGCGCTCGAAGCGCGTCGACGAACTGCTCGACATGGTTCGCCTGCCCAGGACGCTGCGCTACCGTCGCCCGTCGGAGCTCTCGGGCGGCCAGAAGCAGCGCGTGAACTTCGCACGCGCCCTGGCGGCCGGCCCTAAGCTCATCATCTGCGACGAAATCACCTCGGCGCTCGACACGGTGGTGGCGGCCGCCGTGATCGAACTGCTCAAGGAGCTGCAGCGCGAGCTGGGCCTTTCCTACATTTTCATCAGCCACGACCTTTCAGTCGTCGAAGCGATCTGCGACGAGATCATGGTCATGTACAATGGCGAGCGGGTCGAGCAGATCACGCCCGACAAACTGAAGGCGCCCACCCACCCTTATTCCAAGCTTCTGTTCTCCTCCGTCCCGAAGCTTGACCCGACGTGGCTCGACGGCCTCGTCCGCGATCCCGAGTTGGTCA
- a CDS encoding NAD(P)/FAD-dependent oxidoreductase, with amino-acid sequence MKLVSYWHDTAPAFSGGAQGPVEGHYDAAIIGGGFTGLAAARQLAKAGAKVAVLEAQRVGWGASGRNGGHLNNGLAHSYLSAKSELGKDRAIALYRALDSSVDTIEALVAEEGIDCDFRRAGKLKLASKPRHFEAIARNFEAVHAEVDPDTALLSAADLQSEIGSPFYGAMLSKKSAMMHMGRYVAGLATAATRHGAVIHENTVVTERKQVGGRHELTTSRGRVSADNVLVATGAYTTPNFDYFRRRIIAVGSFIIATRPLSDTEVAATMPGNRTCVTSMNIGNYFRLSPDNRLIFGGRARFSATSDQRSDARSGQILRAGLAAIFPQLAKVGIDYCWGGLVDMTKDRFPRAGYHEGVWYAMGYSGHGAQLSTHLGMILADAMLGREDRNPLKGLEWPAIPGYSGKPWFLPMVGLYYKALDRIQ; translated from the coding sequence ATGAAGCTGGTCTCCTACTGGCACGACACCGCCCCGGCGTTTTCCGGCGGGGCGCAAGGCCCGGTCGAGGGGCACTACGATGCCGCCATCATCGGTGGCGGCTTCACCGGTCTCGCCGCCGCGCGTCAGCTGGCGAAGGCCGGTGCCAAGGTGGCGGTGCTGGAGGCGCAGCGTGTGGGCTGGGGCGCATCCGGCCGCAATGGCGGCCACCTCAACAACGGCCTCGCCCACAGCTACCTCTCGGCCAAGTCCGAGCTCGGCAAGGACCGCGCAATCGCGCTTTACCGGGCGCTCGACAGTTCCGTCGATACCATCGAGGCGCTGGTCGCCGAAGAAGGCATCGATTGCGATTTCCGCCGCGCCGGCAAGCTGAAGCTCGCCTCCAAGCCTCGGCATTTCGAAGCGATCGCCCGCAACTTCGAAGCCGTCCACGCAGAGGTGGATCCGGACACGGCGCTGTTGTCGGCGGCCGACCTCCAATCCGAGATCGGCTCGCCCTTCTATGGCGCGATGTTGTCGAAGAAGAGCGCCATGATGCATATGGGCCGTTATGTGGCGGGTCTCGCCACCGCCGCCACCCGTCATGGCGCCGTCATCCATGAGAACACGGTGGTAACGGAACGCAAGCAGGTCGGCGGCAGGCATGAGCTGACCACTTCGCGCGGCCGCGTCAGCGCCGACAATGTGCTGGTGGCGACCGGCGCCTACACCACGCCGAATTTCGATTATTTCCGCCGGAGGATCATCGCCGTCGGCAGCTTCATCATCGCCACGCGGCCGCTGAGCGACACCGAGGTCGCAGCGACCATGCCCGGCAACCGGACATGCGTGACCTCGATGAACATCGGCAATTACTTCCGGCTGTCGCCTGATAACCGGCTGATTTTCGGCGGCCGCGCACGCTTCTCGGCGACATCGGACCAGCGCTCCGACGCCAGGAGCGGGCAGATCTTGCGGGCAGGCCTCGCGGCGATCTTCCCGCAACTCGCCAAGGTCGGGATCGACTATTGCTGGGGCGGGCTGGTCGACATGACCAAGGACCGCTTTCCGCGCGCCGGTTACCATGAGGGTGTCTGGTACGCGATGGGCTATTCCGGCCACGGCGCGCAGCTTTCCACCCATCTCGGCATGATCCTGGCCGACGCCATGCTAGGCCGCGAGGATCGCAATCCGCTGAAGGGGCTCGAGTGGCCCGCTATTCCCGGCTATTCCGGCAAGCCCTGGTTCCTGCCGATGGTCGGGCTCTACTACAAGGCGCTCGACCGGATTCAGTGA
- a CDS encoding HAD-IA family hydrolase, producing the protein MARGFSEFKYLTFDVVGTLIDFEDGITTCLAEIAAEAGVSIDGEEALSLYRQARYMPDAGLFPDDLVRVYTVIAPRLGLPAEEKYGVRLRDSASLWRGFPDSAAALAELAKSHRLIAMTNARRWALDHFEKQLGSPFFATFTVDDTDTEKPDPAFFQKVFDFVASRGDSKDDILHVAQSQYHDIGISRALGMTNCWIERRHAQKGYGGTIEPERFTVPDYHFTSMAALAAAVRESLKERT; encoded by the coding sequence TTGGCCAGGGGCTTTAGTGAATTCAAATACTTGACCTTCGATGTCGTCGGCACGCTGATCGACTTCGAAGATGGCATCACGACCTGCCTGGCGGAAATTGCCGCGGAGGCCGGCGTTTCGATCGATGGCGAAGAAGCGCTGAGCCTCTACCGGCAGGCCCGCTACATGCCCGATGCCGGCCTGTTCCCCGACGATCTTGTGCGTGTCTACACAGTCATCGCGCCGCGGCTCGGCCTGCCGGCTGAGGAAAAATACGGCGTCCGCCTGCGGGATTCGGCCAGCCTCTGGCGAGGCTTCCCCGACAGCGCGGCGGCACTGGCCGAGCTTGCGAAATCCCACAGGCTGATCGCCATGACCAATGCCCGGCGCTGGGCGCTCGATCATTTCGAAAAGCAGCTCGGATCGCCCTTTTTCGCCACCTTCACCGTCGACGATACCGACACCGAGAAACCGGACCCGGCCTTCTTTCAGAAGGTCTTCGACTTCGTGGCCTCCCGAGGCGACAGCAAGGACGACATCCTGCATGTCGCGCAAAGCCAGTACCACGACATCGGCATATCCCGGGCACTTGGCATGACCAATTGCTGGATCGAGCGCCGGCACGCCCAGAAGGGCTATGGCGGCACGATCGAGCCCGAGCGTTTCACCGTGCCGGACTACCACTTCACCTCAATGGCCGCATTGGCGGCGGCCGTGCGGGAAAGCCTGAAGGAACGAACCTGA